One window from the genome of Esox lucius isolate fEsoLuc1 chromosome 23, fEsoLuc1.pri, whole genome shotgun sequence encodes:
- the fam3c gene encoding protein FAM3C isoform X2 encodes MASGAASVVGPKICLEDNILMSGVKNNVGRGMNFALVNGKTGELIKTEFFDLWAGDVNDVIKFLKTVEEGTVVMVATFDDAATKLNDEAKTMISELGSSSIGSLGFRDNWIFVGGKGIKTKSPFEQHIKNNAETNKYEGWPEVLEMEGCIPQRKD; translated from the exons ATGGCCAGTGGAGCAGCCAGTGTTGTAGGTCCGAAGATCTGCCTGGAGGACAACAT ATTGATGAGTGGTGTCAAAAACAATGTGGGAAGAGGAATGAACTTTGCCCTAGTTAACG GAAAGACAGGGGAGCTTATCAAGACAGAATTCTTTGACCTTTGGGCAGGAG ATGTCAATGATGTCATCAAATTCCTAAAGACAGTTGAGGAAGGGACTGTGGTGATGGTTGCCACATTTGATGATGCAGCCACCAA GCTGAACGACGAGGCCAAGACAATGATAAGTGAACTGGGCAGTTCTAGCATTGGCTCATTGGGCTTCCGGGACAACTGGATTTTTGTGGGAGGCAAAGGAATCAAGACCAAGAGTCCCTTTGAACAG CACATTAAGAACAATGCTGAGACCAACAAGTATGAGGGCTGGCCAGAGGTGCTGGAGATGGAAGGCTGCATACCCCAAAGAAAGGACTGA